A single Eleginops maclovinus isolate JMC-PN-2008 ecotype Puerto Natales chromosome 5, JC_Emac_rtc_rv5, whole genome shotgun sequence DNA region contains:
- the dok7b gene encoding protein Dok-7, whose amino-acid sequence MTDTVVAEGQVKFRDGKKWKSRCVVLRKPSPVADCLSLLVYKENKKKKGKREKGSGHKERLNVTLEGICGVEPGPGYDGVSYSLSILCLAHTLVLGFNSRETLLAWDTRIRYSLGEVHRLCVNVEPGTKLESGPASLHLCNNLLVLTRGVPPVVIGHWKLSALRRYGAVPNGFVFEGGTRCGYWAGVFFLSCSEGEKISFLFDCIVRGITPSRTPHGLRPVLPDPNADPALAEERLSLEASELEKRLSMLSQCSLASSTASTYSCSTSVAGDDHSSISSSSSSQSDTSYGSRLHFRAEPLARPHISTDTASSSSTLKSLSDSDDRLYAAVMGSSGTRPSSAQLHLRGLNDSGRQSSLDSGIGVATGSQSSYSGSCSSYTGSLDMASQGGEGEFGSVASLPAHLPSSPPPYPPSSPHPPPPISPPPSSPFPTTLTPEPASSTSCPCASRSCSRSSQRHSEDYQIPSLLRLRYDTPRSLLQSLSLREPSVQQGPPELGRDSRSSVDAGWSQGQRLSISPTGSRAQHQAMMQCSHTWGSERAPSVDSEGRSTPRPLLPSGGPVSGETQCGHGLDNYITPEQWRSARNRCSSQVARSPSGLSASAETQDHPLCVREEQDDVGEKCEGPKSSGSSRPPSAPPPPPVAVRPTSSWGMIQSARQALPVSLESWHHIDSTVNYVNIPISPLPARTPRELLYTELDLQEPGCSPHGAVRGNSLPLCRPSKNTQTFHI is encoded by the exons ATGACGGATACAGTTGTCGCGGAGGGACAAGTAAAGTTTAGAGATGGAAAAAAG TGGAAGAGTCGGTGCGTCGTTCTTCGGAAGCCCTCTCCGGTCGCAG ACTGCCTTTCTCTGCTCGTGTACAAAgagaataagaagaagaaagggaagaggGAGAAGGGCAGCGGCCACAAGGAGAGGCTCAATGTAACACTGGAG GGTATCTGTGGGGTGGAGCCGGGCCCCGGATACGATGGGGTATCCTACAGCCTCTCCATCCTCTGCCTGGCACACACGCTGGTCCTGGGCTTCAACAGCCGAGAAACCCTGCTTGCCTGGGACACTCGCATTCGCTACAGCCTGGGAGAAG TCCACAGGTTATGTGTGAATGTGGAGCCAGGTACCAAACTGGAGAGCGGCCCCGCCTCCCTCCACCTGTGCAACAACCTGTTGGTCCTCACCAGAGGTGTTCCTCCTGTCGTCATTGGCCACTGGAAGCTGTCGGCGTTGCGTCGATATGGTGCGGTGCCAAACGGATTTGTGTTCGAGGGGGGGACTCGCTGCGGATACT GGGCCGGTGTTTTCTTCCTGTCCTGTTCAGAAGGAGAGAAGATCAGCTTCCTGTTTGACTGTATTGTCCGGGGCATCACCCCCAGCAGGACCCCTCACGGCCTGCGACCTGTCCTGCCAG ATCCCAACGCGGATCCGGCATTAGCAGAGGAGCGTCTCAGCCTGGAGGCATCTGAGCTGGAGAAGAGGCTCAGCATGTTGTCTCAATGCAGCCTCGCCAGCAGCACAG CTTCCACTTACAGCTGCAGCACATCTGTTGCCGGAGATGACCATAGCAGCATCTCCAGCTCCTCTTCCAGCCAATCAGATACGAGCTACGGAAGCAGACTTCACTTTAGGGCGGAGCCGTTAGCTCGACCGCACATCTCCACCGATAcggcctccagctcctccacgCTGAAGTCCCTGTCCGACTCCGATGACCGGTTGTACGCTGCTGTGATGGGAAGCTCCGGCACCCGTCCGTCCTCCGCCCAGCTCCACCTTCGAGGTCTCAATGACAGCGGGAGGCAGAGCTCATTAGACAGTGGGATTGGGGTAGCGACAGGAAGTCAGTCCTCTTACTCCGGGAGCTGCTCCTCATACACCGGGAGTCTGGACATGGCCAGCCAGGGCGGCGAGGGGGAGTTTGGCTCTGTGGCCAGCTTACCTGCTCATCTTCCATCTTCACCTCCTCCTTACCCTCCTTCTTCACCTCATCCTCCGCCTcccatctctcctcctccttcttctccttttccaaCCACCCTTACCCCAGAGCCTGCTTCCTCCACTTCCTGCCCTTGTGCCTCCAGATCTTGCTCTCGTTCATCCCAGAGGCACAGCGAGGACTATCAAATCCCCAGCCTGCTCCGCCTGCGCTATGACACCCCCAGGAGTCTGCTGCAGAGCCTGTCCCTGAGGGAACCCTCCGTCCAACAAGGTCCCCCGGAGCTGGGCCGGGACAGCAGGAGCAGTGTGGACGCAGGGTGGAGTCAGGGACAAAGGTTGAGCATCAGCCCTACAGGAAGCAGGGCGCAGCATCAGGCCATGATGCAGTGCTCACATACCTGGGGCAGCGAGAGGGCGCCCTCTGTGGACAGCGAGGGGAGGTCCACACCGAGGCCCCTGCTGCCATCTGGAGGCCCTGTTAGTGGAGAAACACAG TGCGGTCATGGGTTGGACAACTACATAACACCAGAGCAGTGGCGCTCAGCGAGGAACAGATGCTCGAGTCAG gTTGCCAGATCACCATCAGGCCTATCAGCCTCTGCGGAAacacaag ATCATCCtctctgtgtgagagaggagcaggatgACGTCGGTGAGAAGTGTGAAGGTCCCAAAAGTTCTGGGTCCTCTCGGCCCCCCTCTGCCCCTCCGCCTCCGCCTGTGGCAGTGAGACCGACATCATCCTGGG GTATGATCCAGTCGGCCCGTCAAGCTCTTCCGGTATCCCTGGAGAGTTGGCACCATATTGACAGCACTGTTAATTATGTTAACATCCCCATCAGCCCCTTGCCAGCTAGAACTCCCAGAGAGCTCCTCTACACGGAGCTGGATCTGCAGGAGCCCGGCTGCAGTCCCCACGGCGCTGTCAGAGGTAACTCTTTGCCGCTCTGCAGACCCAGTAAGAACACCCAGACATTTCACATCTGA